From Rudanella lutea DSM 19387, a single genomic window includes:
- a CDS encoding sigma-54-dependent transcriptional regulator, with protein MILIIDDDSAIQTSLSLLFRKEGFTVRTADGPFETRDILDSETPEAILLDMNFSVDTSGEDGLRLLRYLRERLPNVPVILITGWGSIDLAVQGMKAGAHDFITKPWQNSHLIGSVRTALKLAAGEPLSANRRQLNEQFQFDNIVGEDPNLLDVLTTIGRIAPTDAPVLITGESGTGKELIAEAIHQNSRRKRQPFVKVNLGGISSTLFESELFGHVRGAFTDAKTDRVGRFELAHKGSIFLDEIGDLDPASQVKLLRVLQDRTFEPLGSSKSRTVDVRVICATNRNLEEMVAQGDFREDLYYRINLITVRLPALRERPADIPRLANFFINNLKTLYGRPNLQVSKEAQLWLRGLSLPGNIRQLKNVVERAVLLAPSDMLTIADFEKHLATRPATSASTTQLPAVGTMTLDQMERQMIERAMAYHHNRIANVARALGITRFALYRRLEKYGIDYQSEE; from the coding sequence ATGATTTTAATCATCGACGACGATAGCGCCATTCAGACGTCGCTCTCTCTGCTGTTTCGGAAAGAGGGATTTACCGTGCGCACCGCCGACGGGCCGTTTGAAACCCGCGATATTCTGGACTCAGAAACGCCCGAAGCCATCCTGCTCGACATGAATTTTTCGGTCGATACGTCGGGCGAGGATGGCCTGCGGCTGCTGCGGTACCTCCGCGAGCGGCTCCCCAACGTACCCGTTATCCTGATTACCGGCTGGGGCAGTATCGACCTTGCCGTGCAGGGCATGAAGGCCGGCGCGCATGATTTCATCACCAAGCCCTGGCAAAATAGCCACCTGATTGGGTCGGTACGAACAGCGCTCAAACTGGCCGCTGGCGAACCCCTCTCGGCCAACCGGCGGCAACTGAACGAGCAGTTTCAGTTCGACAACATCGTGGGCGAAGACCCCAACCTGCTCGACGTACTAACCACGATTGGCCGGATTGCCCCGACCGACGCGCCGGTACTCATTACGGGCGAAAGCGGCACCGGCAAAGAGCTGATTGCCGAGGCCATTCACCAGAACAGCCGCCGAAAACGACAGCCCTTTGTGAAGGTGAACCTGGGGGGTATATCGAGCACGTTGTTTGAAAGCGAACTGTTTGGCCACGTTCGGGGAGCCTTCACCGATGCCAAAACCGACCGGGTGGGGCGCTTCGAACTGGCGCACAAAGGCAGCATTTTTCTGGATGAAATCGGAGACCTCGACCCGGCCTCGCAGGTGAAATTATTGCGGGTGTTACAAGACCGCACGTTTGAGCCGCTAGGCAGCAGCAAAAGCCGAACAGTAGATGTGCGCGTGATCTGCGCTACCAACCGAAACCTGGAAGAAATGGTCGCTCAGGGCGATTTTCGGGAAGATCTGTACTACCGGATCAACCTGATTACGGTGCGGCTGCCTGCCCTCCGCGAACGCCCGGCCGATATTCCACGGCTGGCCAATTTCTTTATCAATAACCTCAAAACGCTGTACGGACGACCTAATTTACAGGTTAGCAAAGAGGCTCAACTCTGGCTCCGGGGGCTTTCGTTGCCCGGCAACATCCGTCAACTGAAAAACGTGGTGGAGCGGGCCGTGTTGTTAGCCCCTTCCGATATGTTGACCATTGCCGACTTTGAGAAACACCTCGCTACCCGCCCGGCTACCTCGGCATCAACGACTCAGTTGCCCGCTGTGGGCACCATGACCCTCGACCAAATGGAGCGGCAAATGATTGAGCGCGCCATGGCCTACCACCACAACCGAATTGCCAACGTGGCCCGCGCTTTGGGCATTACGCGGTTTGCCCTGTACCGGCGACTGGAAAAATACGGCATCGATTACCAAAGCGAGGAGTAA
- a CDS encoding sensor histidine kinase, whose amino-acid sequence MRFTFQTRYLIYILTVHAVLVGLTFQILEQNKPLFIASEILIGLSVLVAIGLYRSFRKPSDFIASGIEAIRDKDFTVKFVATGNNEIDQLIRVYNLMIDQLRQERTRQAEQQFFLDKLIEAAPIALLIFDFDERISAANPKARQLLKLPESALLGRTLTGVAHPLLTQLETLAPDQPHTIRLAGVETYRVLRGQFIDRGFRRQFMFIEELTAEIIETEKKAYGKVIRMMAHEVNNSIGAINSILHIAEPDVADPEVRQAVRVAIERNDRLNGFMRRFADVVRLPTPVIVPTDMLALTRNVARLMQPQADNRAVALQLALPDEPMFWPADRSQMEQVLVNVIKNAIEACEPGQTIRIRLSGSELTVRNNGQPIPESVATNLFNPFFSTRPTGQGIGLTLTREILLNHGFTFSLGTEADGWTAFKIGCQRR is encoded by the coding sequence ATGCGTTTCACGTTCCAGACCCGATACCTGATCTACATCCTGACGGTACATGCCGTACTGGTGGGCCTTACGTTCCAGATTCTGGAGCAGAACAAGCCCCTATTTATCGCATCCGAGATTCTGATTGGGCTTTCGGTGCTAGTGGCAATCGGGTTATACCGCTCGTTTCGGAAACCGTCCGACTTTATCGCGTCGGGTATCGAGGCCATCCGCGACAAAGATTTTACGGTCAAGTTTGTCGCCACCGGCAACAACGAAATTGACCAGCTGATCCGGGTTTATAACCTCATGATCGATCAGTTGCGGCAGGAGCGCACCCGGCAGGCCGAGCAACAGTTTTTTCTGGACAAACTGATTGAAGCAGCCCCTATTGCTCTGCTTATTTTCGACTTCGACGAGCGTATATCGGCCGCTAACCCAAAGGCCCGGCAGCTGCTCAAACTGCCCGAATCGGCCTTGCTGGGCCGTACGCTGACGGGGGTGGCCCATCCTTTGCTCACCCAACTCGAAACCCTGGCCCCCGATCAGCCCCACACGATCCGGCTGGCGGGCGTCGAAACGTACCGGGTACTCCGGGGGCAGTTTATCGACCGGGGGTTTCGGCGGCAGTTTATGTTTATCGAAGAACTCACGGCCGAAATCATCGAAACCGAAAAAAAGGCATACGGCAAGGTGATTCGGATGATGGCCCACGAGGTAAACAACTCCATTGGGGCAATTAACAGCATTTTACACATTGCCGAACCCGACGTGGCCGACCCTGAGGTACGGCAGGCTGTACGGGTAGCCATCGAACGCAACGACCGGCTCAACGGGTTTATGCGTCGGTTTGCCGATGTGGTACGCCTGCCCACACCCGTAATCGTACCCACCGACATGCTCGCGCTCACCCGCAACGTTGCCCGACTCATGCAACCTCAGGCCGACAATCGGGCCGTTGCGCTACAGCTTGCCCTGCCTGATGAGCCCATGTTCTGGCCTGCGGATCGTAGCCAAATGGAACAGGTGCTGGTCAACGTGATCAAGAACGCTATTGAAGCCTGCGAGCCAGGGCAAACGATACGCATCAGGCTTTCGGGCAGTGAACTGACGGTGCGCAATAACGGTCAGCCTATCCCCGAATCGGTAGCTACCAATCTGTTCAATCCGTTTTTCAGCACCCGGCCTACGGGTCAGGGCATTGGGCTGACACTGACCCGCGAGATTCTGCTCAACCACGGATTTACGTTCTCGCTGGGCACCGAGGCCGATGGCTGGACAGCGTTTAAGATTGGTTGTCAACGGCGGTAA
- a CDS encoding ammonium transporter, which yields MQKPNYIPLAVLLVLAVIAILPQFMGVPTQIVTEGLNTGDMAWMLIATALVLLMTPGLAYFYGGMVNNKNVISTMLQSFIAMGVISVLWVVCGFSLAFGESIGGFIGNPATFFMFNGVVDGKPWSLASTIPLVLFAFFQLKFAVITPALVTGSMAERINFRSYVLFMVLFCIFVYAPLAHWTWHPDGFLFKRGVLDFAGGTVVHMSAGWAALAGALYLKRRRAHVEANIAPPANIPFVLLGTGLLWFGWFGFNAGSAVGASSLSAIALATTHTAAAAAGLAWVLFDAAKGKKVSALGFCIGAVVGLVAITPAAGFVTVPSAIFIGTIAAITSNFLAHLRTKSTLDDTLDVFPCHGVGGMVGMVMTGIFASKGINAAVTVEGLAFGETGLFIEHLIALVVVSAFAFGMSYLVLKVTDLILPLRVSEEDEKVGLDVSQHDEFLIEA from the coding sequence ATGCAAAAGCCTAACTACATCCCACTTGCCGTACTGCTGGTTTTAGCAGTGATTGCCATCCTTCCCCAGTTTATGGGCGTGCCGACCCAGATCGTAACCGAAGGGCTTAACACCGGCGATATGGCCTGGATGCTTATTGCCACGGCGCTTGTGCTTCTGATGACCCCCGGCCTGGCGTATTTCTACGGCGGTATGGTCAACAATAAAAACGTGATCTCGACCATGCTCCAGAGCTTCATCGCTATGGGTGTGATTTCGGTTCTGTGGGTAGTTTGCGGGTTCAGCCTGGCATTCGGTGAGTCGATTGGTGGATTTATTGGTAACCCGGCTACGTTTTTCATGTTCAACGGCGTAGTGGATGGGAAACCCTGGTCACTGGCCTCTACTATCCCGCTGGTTCTCTTTGCCTTTTTCCAGTTGAAGTTTGCCGTTATCACCCCTGCGCTGGTGACAGGTTCGATGGCTGAGCGCATCAACTTCCGGTCGTACGTTCTGTTTATGGTCTTGTTCTGCATCTTCGTGTACGCTCCGCTGGCGCACTGGACGTGGCACCCCGACGGGTTCCTGTTCAAGCGTGGGGTTCTTGACTTTGCAGGTGGTACCGTCGTACACATGTCGGCTGGTTGGGCGGCTCTGGCAGGTGCCCTGTACCTGAAGCGTCGGCGGGCACACGTTGAAGCCAATATTGCTCCCCCGGCAAACATTCCGTTTGTGTTGCTCGGAACAGGTCTGCTGTGGTTTGGCTGGTTCGGTTTCAATGCGGGTTCGGCGGTAGGAGCATCTTCGCTGTCGGCTATTGCACTGGCTACTACCCACACGGCTGCGGCTGCGGCTGGTCTGGCCTGGGTTCTGTTTGATGCCGCCAAGGGTAAGAAAGTATCGGCGCTCGGGTTCTGTATCGGTGCCGTAGTAGGTCTGGTTGCCATTACCCCGGCGGCCGGTTTCGTCACGGTGCCATCCGCAATTTTCATTGGCACGATTGCAGCCATTACGAGTAACTTCCTGGCTCACCTGCGCACCAAGTCGACCCTCGACGATACCCTCGACGTATTCCCCTGCCACGGTGTAGGCGGTATGGTTGGTATGGTAATGACGGGCATTTTTGCATCGAAAGGGATCAATGCGGCTGTAACGGTAGAAGGTCTGGCGTTTGGCGAGACCGGCCTGTTCATCGAGCACCTGATTGCCCTGGTGGTAGTGTCGGCCTTTGCGTTCGGCATGTCGTACCTGGTGCTGAAAGTGACCGATTTGATTCTGCCGCTCCGCGTATCAGAAGAAGACGAGAAGGTGGGTCTGGACGTTAGCCAGCACGACGAGTTCTTGATTGAAGCATAA
- a CDS encoding porin, with translation MKKEFLLLSALVLSAGVYAGDPVSSPNADDDSKGKFTFSGYIDSYYIANLNKPASRSNLGAAGTARVFDQRSGQFSLGLIQTKIGYSTAKSDVVVDLTFGPNADLGNYGNLIGPLGPGGSSIAIKQAYFNWKATDKLTFTVGQFGTHIGYEVIDAPVNYNYSLSNLFNNGPFYHVGAKATYAFSDKSSLMVGVVNNVDALNDNNRKKGLIGQFFVSPASGWNIYLNGIYSNEATPDSLGVTPEASYGVVDLATTYQITEKFFVGLNAAMGSQKGDYQGYTFADGKKSWGGVALYSNYALTSNFGVGARYEYFDNTAGVRGLRNRLGDGTSVNSITFTGNITAADGHLLIKPEVRVDSYAKPASSAEGNLQFEDSKGNFTKSSQTTVGMAFIYKF, from the coding sequence ATGAAAAAAGAATTTTTACTTTTATCTGCTCTGGTTTTGTCTGCTGGTGTGTATGCAGGTGATCCTGTTTCTTCCCCAAATGCAGACGATGATAGCAAGGGAAAATTTACTTTTTCCGGGTATATCGACTCGTATTACATAGCCAACCTCAACAAGCCTGCTTCGCGCAGCAACCTGGGAGCGGCTGGTACGGCTCGGGTTTTTGATCAGCGCTCTGGACAGTTCTCGCTCGGGTTAATTCAGACCAAGATTGGCTACAGCACGGCCAAATCGGATGTGGTGGTTGATCTTACCTTCGGCCCGAATGCCGACTTAGGTAACTACGGAAACCTGATAGGTCCTTTGGGCCCCGGCGGTAGCTCGATTGCCATTAAGCAGGCGTATTTCAACTGGAAAGCGACGGATAAGCTGACGTTTACAGTAGGTCAGTTTGGTACCCATATCGGGTATGAGGTGATCGACGCCCCTGTCAACTACAATTATTCGTTATCGAACCTCTTCAATAACGGCCCCTTCTACCACGTCGGTGCCAAAGCCACCTATGCCTTCTCCGACAAAAGCTCTCTCATGGTGGGTGTGGTGAATAACGTAGACGCTCTCAATGATAACAACCGGAAAAAAGGCTTGATCGGGCAGTTTTTTGTGTCGCCGGCCTCGGGTTGGAACATCTACCTCAACGGTATCTACAGCAATGAGGCAACCCCCGACTCGCTCGGTGTAACGCCCGAAGCCAGCTACGGCGTTGTCGATCTGGCAACAACCTATCAGATCACCGAGAAATTCTTTGTGGGTCTCAATGCTGCCATGGGTTCGCAGAAAGGAGATTATCAGGGATACACATTTGCCGACGGTAAGAAATCGTGGGGCGGGGTAGCCCTCTACAGCAACTACGCGCTGACGAGTAACTTCGGAGTTGGGGCTCGTTACGAATATTTCGACAATACGGCGGGTGTGCGCGGACTGCGCAACCGGCTGGGCGATGGCACAAGCGTAAACTCAATCACATTTACGGGCAACATCACGGCGGCCGATGGGCACTTGCTCATCAAACCAGAAGTACGGGTAGATAGCTACGCTAAACCAGCCAGCAGCGCCGAAGGAAACCTCCAGTTTGAAGACAGTAAGGGCAATTTCACCAAGAGTTCGCAGACTACGGTGGGTATGGCCTTCATCTACAAGTTCTAA
- a CDS encoding 4Fe-4S dicluster domain-containing protein: MAIMITDECINCGACEPECPNTAIYEGGVEWTWGGGTELTEVDFGDGTVVSGKAPQSPVSNEFYYIVSDKCTECVGFHEEPQCAAVCPVDCCVPDPEHEEDQDTLLAKKAWLHAEA, translated from the coding sequence ATGGCAATCATGATCACCGACGAGTGCATCAACTGCGGTGCCTGCGAACCGGAGTGCCCAAACACGGCCATCTACGAAGGGGGTGTAGAGTGGACCTGGGGCGGTGGAACAGAACTTACAGAAGTTGATTTTGGCGATGGAACAGTGGTAAGCGGTAAAGCTCCGCAGTCGCCTGTTTCCAACGAGTTTTACTATATAGTTTCGGACAAGTGTACGGAGTGTGTTGGTTTCCATGAGGAGCCTCAGTGCGCAGCCGTATGCCCGGTTGATTGCTGTGTGCCCGACCCTGAGCACGAAGAAGATCAGGATACGCTGCTTGCTAAAAAGGCCTGGTTGCACGCCGAAGCTTAA
- a CDS encoding acyl-CoA reductase, with amino-acid sequence MQQSERLHTFIALGEYLRSDESAAEREQICHRANFYNNWFTPENNHKALNAIANDMLTTESLTNWLAQYNPEPAEPKTIGVAMAGNIPAVGFHDLLCVLISGHKLLAKTSSQDFALIQYLIQKITEINPAFAERITIAERLNAADAFIATGSDNTARYFEYYFGKRPHIIRRNRTSVGILTGQESPEEFARLGDDILTYFGLGCRNVSTLLVPESIHGAPYDFIPLLQTLDPLAPTYRNLSKWVNNYDYNKSIYLVNGVPHFDNGFLLLTQQDGLVSPISVVYYQTYRDADHAAALLARQADKIQVVASADGAYPGSVPFGQTQHPTLTDYPDGIDTMAFLAKL; translated from the coding sequence ATGCAACAATCCGAACGACTCCATACGTTTATTGCCTTAGGCGAATACCTCCGCTCCGACGAATCAGCAGCCGAGCGCGAACAAATTTGCCACCGTGCTAACTTTTACAACAACTGGTTTACACCCGAAAACAACCACAAGGCGCTGAACGCAATTGCCAACGATATGCTCACGACCGAGTCGTTGACAAACTGGCTGGCTCAGTACAACCCGGAACCTGCCGAACCTAAAACCATTGGCGTAGCAATGGCTGGTAATATTCCGGCAGTTGGTTTTCACGATCTCCTGTGCGTTCTGATTAGCGGGCACAAACTGCTTGCCAAAACAAGTAGCCAGGATTTTGCATTAATTCAATATTTAATACAAAAAATCACGGAGATCAACCCCGCATTTGCCGAACGCATTACGATTGCTGAGCGGCTCAATGCCGCCGATGCGTTCATCGCTACCGGTAGCGACAATACGGCCCGTTATTTTGAGTATTACTTTGGTAAACGCCCCCACATCATCCGGCGCAACCGAACATCGGTAGGTATCCTGACAGGGCAGGAGAGCCCAGAGGAGTTTGCCAGGCTCGGCGATGATATCCTGACTTACTTCGGGTTAGGGTGTCGCAATGTCTCTACCCTACTCGTTCCCGAAAGCATTCATGGCGCACCTTACGACTTTATTCCGTTGCTGCAAACCCTCGACCCACTGGCGCCGACGTACCGGAACCTGAGCAAGTGGGTCAATAACTACGATTACAACAAGTCGATTTATCTGGTCAATGGCGTGCCTCACTTTGATAACGGATTTTTGCTGCTAACTCAGCAGGACGGGCTCGTATCGCCTATTTCGGTGGTGTATTACCAAACCTACCGCGACGCCGACCATGCGGCTGCCCTGCTCGCCAGGCAGGCCGACAAGATTCAGGTGGTGGCCTCAGCAGATGGAGCTTACCCCGGTAGCGTGCCGTTTGGGCAAACGCAGCATCCCACCCTGACCGATTACCCCGACGGTATCGACACAATGGCGTTTCTGGCCAAACTGTAA
- a CDS encoding acyl-CoA dehydrogenase family protein: MVTEIAENKGTANAEVAELVTQSVRDFARQYVRPHVMEWDETQHFPAEVFHQLGELGIMGMLVPEQYGGAGLNYRAYVSAIVELSKVCGAVGLSMAAHNSLCTNHILLFGNEAQKQTYLPRLASGEWIGAWGLTEPNTGSDAGNMRTTAVRDGDDWILNGSKNFITHGRSGQVAVVIARTGEPNTSHNATAFVVERGTPGFAGGKKENKLGMRASETAEMIFDNCRIADSQRLGAVGDGFVQSLKVLDGGRISIAALSLGIAYGAYEAALQYAKERQQFGQPIANFQAIGFKLADLYTQIEAARLLTYQAADLKDARKNTTLESAIAKLHASETAVHVANEAVQIFGGYGYIKDFPVEKFYRDAKLCTIGEGTSEIQKLVISRQLLR, from the coding sequence ATGGTTACTGAAATTGCAGAAAACAAAGGCACTGCCAACGCTGAAGTTGCCGAGCTCGTTACACAGTCTGTTCGTGATTTTGCCCGGCAATACGTTCGGCCCCACGTGATGGAATGGGATGAGACGCAACATTTTCCGGCGGAGGTGTTTCATCAGCTCGGTGAACTGGGGATTATGGGGATGCTCGTTCCCGAACAGTACGGCGGGGCGGGTCTGAATTACCGGGCTTATGTATCCGCTATTGTCGAGTTATCGAAGGTTTGTGGAGCGGTTGGGCTGTCGATGGCGGCACACAACTCACTCTGTACCAATCATATCCTGTTATTCGGAAACGAAGCGCAGAAGCAGACGTATTTGCCCCGGCTGGCGTCGGGTGAGTGGATTGGGGCCTGGGGCCTGACGGAGCCTAACACGGGTTCCGACGCGGGCAATATGCGGACTACTGCCGTGCGTGATGGTGATGATTGGATTCTGAACGGCTCTAAAAACTTTATTACCCACGGCCGGAGCGGTCAGGTGGCCGTTGTGATTGCCCGTACGGGTGAGCCTAATACTTCGCACAATGCGACAGCCTTTGTGGTGGAGCGCGGAACCCCCGGCTTTGCGGGCGGTAAGAAAGAAAACAAACTCGGTATGCGGGCTTCCGAAACAGCTGAGATGATTTTTGATAACTGCCGGATTGCTGACAGCCAACGATTGGGTGCCGTGGGCGACGGGTTTGTGCAGTCGCTCAAAGTGCTCGACGGCGGGCGCATTTCCATTGCAGCTTTGAGCCTGGGTATTGCGTACGGCGCGTACGAAGCGGCCCTGCAGTACGCTAAAGAGCGGCAGCAGTTTGGGCAACCCATTGCGAATTTTCAGGCCATCGGGTTCAAATTAGCCGATCTGTACACGCAAATTGAAGCGGCCAGGCTGCTCACCTATCAGGCGGCCGACCTGAAAGACGCCCGCAAAAACACGACGCTGGAATCAGCAATTGCCAAACTTCATGCCTCCGAAACGGCGGTGCATGTCGCCAACGAAGCCGTGCAGATTTTTGGCGGTTACGGTTATATCAAGGACTTTCCGGTCGAGAAGTTCTACCGGGATGCCAAGCTGTGTACTATTGGCGAAGGAACAAGTGAGATTCAAAAACTGGTGATTTCGCGGCAGTTGTTGCGGTAA
- a CDS encoding UDP-glucose dehydrogenase family protein codes for MKIAVVGTGYVGLVTGTCFAETGNQVTCVDIDERKVEKLNNGIIPIFEPGLDVLFYRNVEEGRLKFTTSLIDGIKGAEVIFLALPTPPGEDGSADLKYILKVADDLGPILSQYAVIVDKSTVPVGTAEKVHAAIAKNAQVEFDVVSNPEFLREGVAVEDFMKPDRVVIGTKSDKAKSVMNRLYAPLVRQGNPVIFMDERSAEMTKYAANAFLATKITFMNEIANLCELAGANVDDIRRGIGTDSRIGKRFLFAGIGYGGSCFPKDVQALAKTAQDHAYDFKILKSVMDVNASQKSKLLPLIKAYFGGDLKGKTIAIWGLAFKPYTDDIREAPALENIRALLAEGAKITAYDPEAMDNVRNILGNQITYAHTSYAALDDADALVIMTEWPLFRTPDFDKMNLLLKNKVIFDGRNVYELDQMKEMGYTYYSIGRETVKND; via the coding sequence ATGAAAATTGCAGTCGTTGGCACTGGTTACGTTGGACTTGTCACGGGGACTTGTTTTGCCGAAACCGGAAATCAGGTAACGTGCGTTGATATTGACGAGCGTAAAGTTGAAAAGCTGAACAACGGGATTATCCCAATTTTTGAGCCAGGTCTTGATGTTCTGTTCTACCGGAACGTAGAAGAAGGTCGGCTCAAGTTTACAACCAGCCTTATTGACGGGATTAAAGGGGCCGAGGTGATTTTTCTGGCCTTGCCCACCCCTCCGGGCGAAGACGGATCGGCCGATCTGAAGTATATTCTGAAAGTAGCCGATGACCTCGGGCCAATTCTGTCGCAGTATGCCGTTATCGTAGACAAAAGCACGGTTCCCGTCGGAACGGCTGAAAAGGTACACGCAGCCATTGCCAAAAACGCACAGGTCGAGTTTGACGTGGTATCGAACCCCGAGTTTTTACGGGAAGGCGTTGCGGTTGAAGACTTCATGAAACCCGACCGGGTGGTGATCGGGACTAAGTCCGACAAGGCAAAATCGGTAATGAATCGGTTGTATGCCCCTTTGGTGCGGCAAGGCAACCCCGTCATTTTCATGGACGAGCGTTCGGCCGAGATGACCAAATACGCAGCCAATGCGTTTCTGGCCACCAAAATCACGTTCATGAACGAGATCGCTAACTTGTGCGAATTGGCCGGCGCCAACGTCGACGATATTCGTCGGGGTATTGGCACCGACAGCCGGATCGGGAAGCGGTTTTTGTTTGCCGGGATTGGGTACGGCGGTAGCTGTTTCCCGAAAGACGTACAGGCGCTGGCTAAAACCGCGCAGGACCACGCCTACGATTTCAAGATACTGAAGTCGGTTATGGATGTGAACGCCAGCCAGAAAAGCAAACTGCTCCCGCTTATCAAAGCGTATTTCGGGGGCGACCTGAAAGGCAAAACCATCGCGATCTGGGGATTGGCGTTTAAGCCCTACACCGACGATATCCGCGAAGCCCCAGCCCTTGAAAACATTCGGGCTCTGCTGGCCGAGGGGGCCAAAATCACGGCTTACGACCCCGAAGCGATGGACAACGTTCGGAACATTCTGGGGAATCAGATCACCTACGCACATACCTCGTACGCTGCCCTCGACGACGCCGACGCCCTCGTGATTATGACCGAGTGGCCGTTGTTCCGTACGCCCGATTTCGACAAAATGAACCTGTTGCTTAAAAACAAAGTCATTTTCGACGGTCGGAATGTGTACGAGCTCGATCAGATGAAAGAGATGGGCTACACGTATTATTCAATTGGTCGTGAAACCGTAAAAAATGACTAA
- a CDS encoding UDP-glucuronic acid decarboxylase family protein, translating into MKRVLITGGAGFLGSHLCDRFIKEGYHVIAMDNLITGDIRNIEHLFHLPNFEFYHHDVSKFIHVPGELDYILHFASPASPIDYLKIPIQTLKVGSLGIHNCLGLARVKNARVLIASTSEVYGDPHVHPQNEDYWGNVNPVGPRGVYDEAKRFQEAMTMAYHTYHGLETRIVRIFNTYGPRMRLNDGRVLPAFIGQALRGEDLTVFGDGSQTRSFCYVDDLVEGIYRLLLSDYAYPVNVGNPAEITIKEFGEEIIKLTGTSQKLVFKPLPADDPKQRRPDITRAKELLGWEPKVSRAEGLAITYAYFKNLPEEELYKAAYHREFSKK; encoded by the coding sequence ATGAAGCGAGTACTTATCACCGGCGGAGCCGGATTCTTAGGGTCGCACCTGTGCGACCGGTTCATCAAAGAAGGCTACCACGTCATCGCGATGGACAATCTGATTACAGGCGACATTCGGAACATCGAGCACCTGTTCCACCTGCCTAACTTCGAGTTTTACCATCACGATGTGTCGAAGTTTATCCATGTTCCGGGTGAGCTTGACTACATCCTGCATTTTGCCTCGCCGGCCAGCCCGATCGATTACCTGAAAATTCCGATTCAAACGCTGAAAGTAGGCTCATTGGGTATACACAACTGCCTGGGTCTGGCTCGGGTAAAAAATGCCCGGGTTCTGATCGCGTCAACGTCGGAAGTGTACGGTGATCCGCACGTTCACCCACAAAATGAAGACTATTGGGGCAACGTAAACCCGGTAGGGCCGCGCGGTGTGTACGACGAAGCCAAGCGGTTTCAGGAAGCCATGACCATGGCGTACCATACGTACCACGGCCTCGAAACCCGCATTGTTCGTATTTTCAACACATATGGCCCCCGTATGCGCCTAAACGACGGTCGGGTACTACCAGCATTTATTGGGCAGGCGCTGCGTGGCGAAGACCTTACGGTTTTTGGCGACGGTAGCCAAACGCGCTCGTTCTGCTATGTTGATGACCTAGTGGAAGGCATCTATCGATTGCTGCTGAGCGATTACGCCTACCCGGTCAACGTGGGTAACCCGGCCGAGATCACCATTAAAGAGTTTGGTGAAGAGATTATCAAACTGACCGGAACCTCCCAAAAGCTAGTGTTTAAGCCATTGCCGGCCGATGACCCAAAACAGCGCCGACCCGATATTACCCGGGCGAAGGAACTGCTCGGCTGGGAGCCGAAAGTATCACGCGCGGAAGGCTTAGCCATCACATACGCCTACTTTAAAAACCTTCCGGAAGAAGAATTGTACAAGGCCGCTTACCACCGCGAATTCTCTAAAAAATAA
- a CDS encoding DUF4332 domain-containing protein codes for MSVNLGELKGITDAVLNLLKAQGLGTSEELLEVAKTPEGRKELSKTIGVDAAMILDIANRADLARVKGIGRVYSDLMEEAGVDTVKELAQRVPANLHAKLIEINSKRQLTQRPPSLDQVADFINQAKSLPATLEY; via the coding sequence ATGAGCGTAAATTTAGGCGAACTGAAAGGCATTACCGATGCCGTACTGAATCTGTTAAAAGCCCAGGGACTTGGAACAAGCGAAGAGCTTTTAGAGGTAGCCAAAACGCCCGAAGGCCGTAAAGAATTGAGTAAAACGATCGGTGTTGATGCGGCAATGATTCTTGACATTGCCAACCGGGCTGACCTTGCCCGGGTAAAGGGAATTGGCCGCGTGTATAGCGACCTGATGGAAGAAGCCGGCGTGGATACCGTGAAAGAACTCGCCCAACGCGTTCCAGCTAATTTACACGCTAAGCTGATCGAAATTAATTCGAAACGCCAGTTGACTCAACGCCCCCCTTCCCTCGATCAGGTTGCCGACTTTATCAATCAGGCGAAATCACTGCCAGCTACTCTCGAATATTAA